Genomic window (Ureibacillus composti):
AGCACAATTCCAATCCCCCATACAAGCACTAAAGCACGGAACACTTTGGCCACAGTTATATAGCCCTTACCCGGATCCACATAAAGGGGTGAAACCAAAATGAGTAAACAAATGCCACCTGAGTATTATCAATGCCTTGAAGAGCTTCAAGCAATTGACTTTGTTTTGGTTGAGTTAAACCTTTATTTAAATACACATCCCACTGATCTCGAAGCCATTAAGCAATTTAATGAAACCGCCCAAAAAAGCATGCAACTTAAGCATAATTTTGAACAGCAATTCGGCCCTCTAATGCATTTTGGAAGAAGTTATTCAAGTTATCCTTGGGATTGGGATGACACACCTTGGCCATGGCAAGTATAGAGCTTTCCTTCTTGTGCACAAATCTTCACTTCTAAAGTAAGCAATTACGTGAATACCAACTGGTAATGAATTAGTACACCACTGTCCTAACTCTTACAAATTAGCTTTTCGGTTATATTTCGATGAAAAACATATGATTTTTCAAAAATTACCCTCATAAGAGAGGGTAATTTTCTGTACACAACTACGCAAGGCTCATTCGATATGAGGGAGGTTAAGAAGGAGTGTATTATTACGAAAAGAAGCTCCAATATCCAGTAAGAGTAAGTACATGTAACCCCATGTTAGCTAAGTTCTTAATTGAACAATATGGCGGTGCAGATGGTGAATTAGCTGCTGCACTTCGATATATGAATCAACGCTATACAATTCCTGATAAAGTTATAGGTGTTTTAAACGATATTGCAACTGAGGAATTTTCTCATCTTGAAATGATTGCCACAATGGTCTATAAACTCACAAAAGATGCAACGCCAGAGCAAATGAAAGCGGCAGGTTTAGGAGATCATTATGCGAATCATGATAGGGCTCTATTTTATCATGATGCTTCAGGTGTTCCGTGGACGGCAGCGTATATTCAGGCCAAAGGTGACCCAATTGCAGACTTATATGAGGATATTGCAGCCGAAGAAAAAGCCCGTGCTACTTATCAATGGCTGATTGACATGTCCGATGACCCCGATCTAAATGATGCCTTGAAGTTTTTACGGGAAAGAGAAATTATACACTCTCTTCGATTCAGAGAAGCTGTTGAAATTATAAAAGATGACCGTAACACGAAAAAGATATTTAAATTAGGGTAATCTCTAAATAATAAAAGTCCAACCATTAGTTTTGGTTGGACTCTTTGTATTAAATCGTACTTGGTTGTAAATCACTCGGAAGCGGACATTTATAACCCGATTTCACTTGTTTCTTTAATTCAGCTTTAGCTTGTTCAATTAACTCTTGGTTATTGAAAACTTCAACAGCAGATGAGGCTAAAACCTGAGCTGCATAGATTAACCCTTTATGGGCAATTGATGTTTTTCCTTGTGAGACTAATTGCCATGTATGAAGTGGTGTCCCAGCAACAAAACATGTTGTGAAAAACTGAGCAGTAGGGATTACCCAACTTACATCACCTACATCCGACGAACCTGGCATTACTTCATGACCATTTACATAAGGAATAATTTCCTCAAAGAATGGGTTTTCTGGATTATAAAAAGTTTCTTGTAGAGTATAGTTTGACAGCTTTTTAGCATCTGAAATGGCTGTGTCAACTTCTTCAGGAGTTATTGTATTAGACATTTTTTGAGCATATTCTAATTCTTCATTAGTGTAAGATGGTAAACCATATTCTTTTAACTTTTTGTAAAGTACCTTATTCAATGAGTCATTAGGGATATAATTTGAACAAGCTTTATTAAATTTAATGCTCATTTTAGTACCCGTCATTAGTGCCGCACCTTTAGCGATATCTATAACTCTTTTATAAATCGATTCTACTTCATTTATATGGGGTGCACGAATTAAATACAAAACTTCAGCATTTGATTGCACTACATTAGGTGAAAGACCACCTGTATTTGTAATTGCATAATGAACTTTTGCTTCAGGAATAATGTGTTCACGTAAATAGTTTACACCAACATTCATTAATTCTACTGCATCTAGAGCACTACGGCCTAAATGCGGTGAATTAGCCGCATGAGCTGCTTTTCCTTCAAAAGAGAAATACACTTGGTAGTTAGCAAGAGAAGAGAAGGACCAAACACCCGTGTATGAGTTTGGATGCCATGTTAAGGCGATATCTACACCATTAAATACTCCTTCGCGAACCATGAAAGTTTTCCCAGAGCCACCTTCTTCACCAGGGCAACCAAAATACTTAATTGTTCCTTTAATTTTACCTTGTTCAATTAAATCTTTGATGGCAAGTACTGCTGAAATTCCAGCTGTGCCAAGTAAATTGTGGCCACAACCATGTCCGTTGCCGTTTTCAATGATTGGTTGGCGAATATCAGATGCAGCCATTTGACTTAAACCTGAAAGAGCATCGTATTCACCTAGGATCCCAATAACAGGTGCACCCGTTCCAAAAGTAGCTGTAAATGCAGTTGGGATATTCCCGACTCCTCGCTCCACAACAAAGCCTTTCTCTTCAAGGAAATTGCTTAATATTTCAGCAGACTTGAATTCTTGAAAACGCGTTTCAGGATTTTCCCAAATTTTATCACTTAATTTTAGGATCTCCTCACTATTTAATTCAATTAATGATGAAATCATATCTGTTACTTCTAACATTATTCATTACTTCTTTCTTCTAAGTAGATTTGTTGGATTGTTGAAAGCCATGTATCTAATGCTATTTTCATTACCTTCTCATCAATATCAAATTGCTCATGATGGTGACCGGCAGCTAAGGTTGTACCAATTA
Coding sequences:
- a CDS encoding spore coat protein CotJB gives rise to the protein MSKQMPPEYYQCLEELQAIDFVLVELNLYLNTHPTDLEAIKQFNETAQKSMQLKHNFEQQFGPLMHFGRSYSSYPWDWDDTPWPWQV
- a CDS encoding manganese catalase family protein; translation: MYYYEKKLQYPVRVSTCNPMLAKFLIEQYGGADGELAAALRYMNQRYTIPDKVIGVLNDIATEEFSHLEMIATMVYKLTKDATPEQMKAAGLGDHYANHDRALFYHDASGVPWTAAYIQAKGDPIADLYEDIAAEEKARATYQWLIDMSDDPDLNDALKFLREREIIHSLRFREAVEIIKDDRNTKKIFKLG
- a CDS encoding M20 family metallopeptidase — its product is MLEVTDMISSLIELNSEEILKLSDKIWENPETRFQEFKSAEILSNFLEEKGFVVERGVGNIPTAFTATFGTGAPVIGILGEYDALSGLSQMAASDIRQPIIENGNGHGCGHNLLGTAGISAVLAIKDLIEQGKIKGTIKYFGCPGEEGGSGKTFMVREGVFNGVDIALTWHPNSYTGVWSFSSLANYQVYFSFEGKAAHAANSPHLGRSALDAVELMNVGVNYLREHIIPEAKVHYAITNTGGLSPNVVQSNAEVLYLIRAPHINEVESIYKRVIDIAKGAALMTGTKMSIKFNKACSNYIPNDSLNKVLYKKLKEYGLPSYTNEELEYAQKMSNTITPEEVDTAISDAKKLSNYTLQETFYNPENPFFEEIIPYVNGHEVMPGSSDVGDVSWVIPTAQFFTTCFVAGTPLHTWQLVSQGKTSIAHKGLIYAAQVLASSAVEVFNNQELIEQAKAELKKQVKSGYKCPLPSDLQPSTI